The Jiangella sp. DSM 45060 genome contains the following window.
GCGCCAGGTCGTGTGCGGGGCGGGTCGCGTCGGCATCGGCCAGGACGGCAGCGGGCACGGCTTCCAGATCTCCCAGCGCGCCGACTACTTCGAGGTCGAGGTCGGGCTCGAGACCACCCTCAAGCGGCCGATCATCAACACCCGCGACGAGCCGCACGCCGACCCCGAGCGCTACCGCCGCCTGCACGTCATCCTCGGCGACGCGAACCTCTCCGAGATCTCCACCTACCTCAAGCTCGGCACCACGGCGCTCGTCCTCGCCATGATCGAGGACGGCTTCCTCGGCGGCGACCTCGCGGTGTCGCGGCCGGTCGGCGCGCTGCACGAGATCTCGCACGACCCCACGCTCAGGCACCTGGTCGAGCTGTCTGACGGCCGCAAGATCACCGCCGTCCAGCTCCAGACCGAGTACGCCGAGCTGGCCCGCAAGTACGTCGAGGACCGCTACGGCGCCGACGTCGACCCCGTCACCGCCGACGTGCTGACCCGCTGGGAGACCACCCTGCAGGCGCTGGCCACCGATCCCATGTCGCTGTCCGACCAGCTCGACTGGGTGGCCAAGCTGGCGCTGCTGCAGTCCTACCGCGACCGCGACGGCATGGACTGGACGCACCCGAAGCTGCACCTCATCGACCTCCAGTACGCCGACATCCGGCCCGAGCGCGGGCTGTACCGGCGGCTGGTCGCGAAGGGCCGCATGCAGCGCCTCATCACCGACCAGGAGATCGACGACGCGGTGCACCTGCCGCCCGAGGACACCCGCGCCTATTTCCGCGGCCGCTGCCTCGACAAGTACGCCGACTCCATCGCGGCGGCCTCGTGGGACTCCGTGATCTTCGACCTCCCCGGACGCGAGGCGCTGCAGCGGGTGCCCACGCTCGACCCCAGCCGCGGCACCAAGGCCCACGTCGGCGACCTCCTGGACCAGTGCGACACGGCGGGCGACCTGGTCAGCGCACTGACCCAGCGCTGAGTTCCCGGTCCCCGTCGCCCGTCATGACCGGCTATCAGGGGACGGGGGAGCCTGGGCACGCCCTGGGGTGTCCATCCGCCGAGTTGATCATGGAGACATCGGGGTCACCAGCGGGCGGGGATGCCGACTTCGATAGCCAGAACCACGCCGACAGCCCGAAACGATGGCCGAAACGTGACTCCTGCTATCGAAGTCCGGCGTGCGGGACCGGCCCGTCGTCGTCGGGGCAGGTCATGCCGGGAACGCCCGCCCGGAGGCGGTTGCGCTGTCGGCGTAAGCGGAAAATCTCTGCCCCGATCCGGCGTCCCGGGGCGGCAAGATGTCACCACTCCTGGATAGGGTCGTTCTCAAGGCGACCAGGTGGAGGTTGGCGATGGCGCGTGAGACGACCGGCGGTCACAAGCAGACCCGGAAGAACGAGGACGTCGAGGACACCGAGGCGACCGAGTCGAGCGAAGAGCTCAAGGAGCGGCAGGACAAGATCGACGACGACGTCGACTCCATCCTCGACGAGATCGACGAGGTGCTGGAGGAGAACGCCGAGGACTTCGTCCGGTCGTTCGTGCAGAAGGGTGGAGAGTAAGTGGTTGATGTCTCGCGTCTCGGCAGCCTGCCGGCGGAGTTCCTGACGCCGGGCACGTCGTCGTTCACCGAGTTCCTGCGGCAGTACTCGCCCGAGTTGCTGCCGGGGAACCGGGTGCCGGCGGGCGCCGACCTCGGTGGTCTGGCTCCGCACGCCACCACGCTGGTGGCCACCACGTTCGTGGGCGGGGTGGTCATGGCGGGCGACCGGCGGGCCACCATGGGCAACATGATCGCCCAGCGCGACATCCAGAAGGTCTTCCAGGCCGACGAGTACTCCGCGGTCGGCATGGCCGGCTCGGCCGGGCTGGGCCTCGAGCTCATCCGATTGTTCCAGCTCGAGCTGGAACACTACGAGAAGATCGAGGGCACGGTGCTGTCCCTCGAGGGCAAGGCCAACCGGCTGTCGCACATGATCCGCGGCAACCTCGGCATGGCCATGCAGGGCCTGGCGGTGGTGCCGCTGTTCGCCGGCTACGACCTCGGCACCGGCGGCGGGCGCATCTTCTCCTACGACGTCACCGGCGGGCGCTACGAGGAGCACCAGTTCTTCTCGGTCGGCTCGGGCTCGGTGTTCGCCCGCGGCGCGCTGAAGAAGCTGTACCGCGCCGACCTCACGGCCGACGATGCCATCGCGGTCACGGTCCAGGCGTTGTACGACGCCGCCGACGACGACTCCGCCACCGGCGGGCCCGACCTCCAGCGCAAGATCTTCCCCATCGTGGCGGTGGTCGACGAGACCGGCTACCGGCAGCGCGACGAGCAGGCGGTCGCGCAGATCGTCGAAGAGGTCGTGGCCGGCCGCGACATCCGCCCCGACGGCCCCGTCGCGCCGCTGCGCTGACAGCCGCACCACCCCAGCTCACCAGCACGCCAGCCCGCACGAGAGGACCATCGGTGTCGATGCAGTTCGGATACGTCTCGCCCGAGCAGATCATGAAGGACCGGGCCGACTACGCCCGCAAGGGCATCGCCCGCGGCCGGTCGGTCATCGTCGTCCAGTACGCGGGCGGCATCCTGTTCGCGGCCGAGAGCCCGTCGCCGTCGCTGCACAAGATCAGTGAGATCTACGACCGCATCGCGTTCGCCGCGGTCGGGAAGTACAACGAGTTCGAGAACCTGCGCCAGGCCGGGGTGCGCATGGCCGACCTCCGCGGCTTCTCCTACGACCGCGTCGACGTGTCGGGGCGGGCACTGGCGAACGTGTACGCGCAGACGCTGGGGACCATCTTCACCCAGGACCCCAAGCCGTACGAGGTCGAGCTGGTGGTGGCCGAGGTGGGCCTCACCATCGACACCGACCAGATCTACCGCATCACCTACGACGGCTCGGTGGCCGCCGACAGCGGCTACTCCGTCATGGGCGGCGCGGCCGAGCAGGTCGGCCGGTACGTGGGCGAGCACTTCACCGAGGGCGCGTCGCTCGAGGGCTCGCTGCGCCTCGCCGTCGACGCGCTGGGCCGCGACACCGACGAGCCGCGGCAGCTGGCACCGTCGTCGCTGGAGGTCGCCGTGCTCGACCGCGAGCGGCCGCGGCGCACGTTCCGGCGGCTCACCGGCCCGGTCCTGGACTCGTTGCTCGACCGTGGCGGTTCCGAGACCTCGCCAGAGGCCGGTTCCGAGGGCTCGGGCGACTAGGCTCGACTCATGGATCGCCGCATCTTCGGTCTCGAGAACGAGTACGGCGTCACGTGCACGTTCCGCGGGCAGCGGCGCCTGTCGCCCGACGAGGTCGCCCGCTACCTGTTCCGGCGGGTCGTCACGTGGGGCCGCAGCAGCAACGTCTTCCTGTCCAACGGTGCGCGGCTGTACCTCGACGTCGGCAGCCATCCCGAGTACGCCACGCCCGAGTGCGACAGCATCACCGACCTCGTCACGCACGACAAGGCCGGCGAGCGGGTGCTCGAAGGGCTGCTGGTCGACGCCGAGAAGCGGCTGGCCGAAGAGGGCATCGCCGGCGACGTCTACCTGTTCAAGAACAACACCGACTCCGCCGGCAACTCCTACGGCTGCCACGAGAACTACCTGGTCGGACGGCACGGCGAGTTCTCCCGGCTGGCCGACATCCTCATCCCGTTCCTGGTCACCCGGCAGATCATCTGCGGCGCCGGCAAGGTGCTGCAGACGCCGCGGGGCGCGGTGTTCGCGGTCAGCCAGCGGGCCGAGCACATCTGGGAGGGCGTGTCGAGCGCCACCACCCGCAGCCGGCCCATCATCAACACCCGCGACGAGCCGCACGCCGACGCCGAGCGGTACCGCCGGCTGCACGTCATCGTCGGCGACTCCAACATGAACGAGTGCACCACGCTGCTGAAGGTCGGCGCCACCGACCTCGTGCTGCGCATGATCGAGGCCGGCGTGGGGCTGCGCGACATGACGCTGGAGAACCCCATCCGGGCCATCCGCGAGATCAGCCACGACCTCACCGGACGCCGCAAGGTCCGGCTGGCCGGCGGCCGCGAGGCGTCCGCGCTGGAGATCCAGGAAGAGTACTTCACCAAGGCCCGCGACTTCGTCGAGCGTCGTGAGCTGGCCACCCCGGCCGTGCAGCGGGTGCTGGAGCTGTGGGAGCGCACCATCAAGGCCATCGACTCCGCCGACCTCGCGTTGGTCGAGGGCGAGATCGACTGGGTCACGAAGTACCGGCTGATCGAGCGCTACCGCGCCAAGCACAACATGACGCTGACGCACCCGCGGGTGGCCCAGCTCGACCTCGCCTACCACGACATCCACCGCGGCCGCGGCCTGTACTACCTGCTGGAGAAGCGCGGCCAGGTGCAGCGGGTGGCCCGCGACGTCGAGATCTTCGAGGCCAAGTCGGTGCCGCCGCAGACCACCCGGGCCAAACTGCGCGGCGAGTTCATCAAGCGGGCGCAGGAGCGCCGCCGCGACTTCACCGTCGACTGGGTGCATCTGAAGCTCAACGACCAGGCCCAACGTACGGTGTTGTGCAAGGACCCGTTCCGGTCCGTCGACGAGCGGGTCGCCCGCCTCATCGAGGGAATGTGAGCGTAAGCTGCCTGCCGCAGCCCGTTCAGGTAGTTCTCAGGTGCAGCGCTTAGGGTTGCTGTTTGGTCGGAACACCAACAGCCCGCGATTGAGATGAAGGACTAGTTCACCGTGCGCAGACGACATGCTCTGGCCGCTCTGATCGTGTCATCCGCCCTCGCGCTCTCCGCCTGCGGGAGCGACGACGGCGGTGACGGCGACTCCACGGCCACGACCGACCTGGGCGTCGAGGTCACCGGCGCGCAGGGCGAGAAGCCGACGCTCACCATCCCCGACGAGGACCCGCCCGAGGACCTGCAGATCGAGGTCCTCGACGAGGGCGACGGCGACGAGGTCGGCGAGAACGACGTCGTCGTGGCCAACTACCTCGGCCAGACGTGGGCGCCGCGCCCGCCTGCGTCCGAGATGCCGCCGGCGGAGGAGCCGCCCGCCGAGGACCCCGCGGCCACCGAGCCGCCCGCCGAGGGCGACGTCGGCGGCGCCGCCACGCCCGAGGACGGCGCCAGCGCCGACCCCTCCGACGACGCGGCCTCCGGCGACGCCGAGCCGTACGTCTTCGACAACTCCTACGACCGCGGCAGCGCGGCCAGCTTCTCGCTGAACCAGGTCATCCCGGGGTGGAAGGACGGTCTGGCCGGCCAGACCGTGGGCTCGCGCGTGCTGCTGTCGATCCCGCCCGACCAGGGCTACGGCGGCCAGGAGGGCCACGACCTGCAGAACGACACCCTGGTGTTCGTGGTCGAGATCGTCGACTCCATCGACCCGGCGGCGCAGGCCTCCGGTGAGCCCGTCGCCGACCTGCCCGCGGGCCTGCCGGCCGTCGCCGACGGCGCCGACGGCGCCGCGCCGACCATCGACTTCGCCGGCGCCACGCCGCCGGAGGCGTCCGACTCCACGCTGGTCGTCGCCGGCGACGGCGAGCCCGTGGGCGCGAACCTGGTGGTCAACATGGTCCAGGCGTCCTACCCCGACGGCGCCGACGTCATCACGACGTGGGACGAGGGCCAGGCGCCGCTGACGCTGGCCGCCGAGCAGCTGGCCGGCATCCCCGGCCTCGCCGAGGCGCTGACCGGCGCGAACATCGGCAGCCGGGTGGTCAGCCGCATCTCCGCCACGGACAACGCCGCCCAGGACGGCACCGCGGGCACGCCGCTGGTGCTGGTCATCGACGTCATCGGGAGCTACTGATGGGACTCGACCGGCCCGAGATCGACTTCGTCGGCGGCGACGCCCCGGCCGACCTCCAGATCAGCGACCTCACTGTCGGAGACGGCGCCGAGGCCGCGCCCGGCGCGACCGTCCTCGTCCACTACGTGGGCGTGGAGTTCGAGACCGGCGAGGAGTTCGACGCCTCGTGGAACCGCGGCGCGCCGATCGAGTTCCCGCTGCGCGGCCTGATCAAGGGCTGGCAGGACGGCATCCCGGGCATGCGCGTGGGCGGCCGCCGTCAGCTGGTCGTCCCGCCCGACCAGGCCTACGGCCCGGCCGGCGGCGGTCACCGGCTGTCCGGCAAGACGCTGGTCTTCGTCATCGACCTGCTCGACGTCAAGTAGCGACAGCACCGCGGACTCCCGTCACCCGGCCGGGTGACGGGAGTCCGCGCGTGTCAGCCGTCGTGCTCGAGCAGGGCCCCGGCGTGCTTGCCGGCGGCGGCCGCGGCGAGGAAGTAGGCGGTGTCCTCGTCGAGGCCGCGGCCCATCGTGGACAACCCGACGGGCGCGGCCGCCAGGGCCTCCTCCAGCCCGTCGACGGGCACGGAGACGAGGTTGTGCCGGTTGCCCAGCCGGGCCGCCTGGGTGCGCACCTTCTCGCCGAACTCGCCGGGCAGATCCGGGACGACGATGTCGGCGGGCGCGAGCGCGACCTTGCCGTACGCCGTCAGGCTGTGGTGCGACACGCCGTGGTGCCGGGCCCGTGGGTCGGCCGAGCTGACCCGCAGCGACCCCACCGGCCGCCCGCCCAGCACCACCGTCGCGTTGACCGCCTCGCCGCAGGCGACGCCGGAGAAGCCCCAGCGGGTGCCGGTGCCCAGATTGCCCGGTCCCTGCGTCACGACGGCGATGTCGGCCTCCAGGACGTGCTTGGCGGCCAGCAGCGCGGTGTGCAGCGTCACGGCCTCCAGATCGCCGCCGAAGGCCTGTCCGGCCGTGATCGTGCCGGCCAGCCAGCCGGCCTCGCGCAGCGCCGCCGCCGTCTTGCTGAACCACAGCGGCAGCGCGCCGCCGTCGGTCATGACGTACGCCACGCGGATGTCGGCGGGGAACCGCGCGGACGTCGTCAGGCCGGCCAGGATCGCCGGCAGCGCCGAGTGCAGGTCGGCCGTGACGACCGGCAGCCCCTCGAGGTCGTCGGCCTCGCGCAGCACCTCGTGCCACTCGGAGTCCTGCTCGTCGACGCCCAGCACGGTGGCCTGCAGTGGTGTGTACCGGGCCTTGACCAGATGCCCGGGCCCCGGCTCGGGGTCGGGCGGCAGTTGGTTCGGTACGGCGACGACGAGCGCGTAGCCGCCGGTGCCCAGGCCCATGGCCTGCGCCGTGGTGTTGAGCACGACGATCTCGCCCGGCCGCGGCCGGCCGACCAGGTGGTCGTAGGCCAGGGCGCGCACCTGCTCGCCGCCGACCTCGACACGCAGTTGCGTGGCACCGGGCCAGGAGGCGTCTACTGTTTTGACAACACCGTTTCGCCAGCGAATCACGCGTTGAGACTAGCTATTGGCTAGTCTCGCGCTGGCAAGGGATTGGGGGTAGGCGTGTCGCAGGCGGCCAAGAGCGAGCGGCTGATGAACCTCGTCATCTGTTTGCTCGTCGCGCGCGGGTACGTGCCGAAGAGCCGGATTCGCGAGGTCGTCGGGGGGTACGGCGATCAGAACGACGACGCTTTCGAACGCATGTTCGAGCGCGACAAGGAGGAGCTGCGCGAGGTCGGCATCCCGATCGAGACCGGCTCGTTCGACCCCATGGGCGACGAAGAGGCCGGCTACCGCATCCTGCGGGACGAGTTCGAGCTGCCGGAGATCCGCCTCGAGCCCGACGAAGCCGCGGTCGTCGGCCTGGCCGCCCGGGTCTGGCAGCACACGTACCTCGCCGAGGCGTCCAGCACGGCTGTGCTGAAGCTCCAGGCGGTCGGTGTCGAGGCCGACACCCGGTCGCTGGGCGCCGTCGAGCCGCGGGTCGGGGGAGAGGAGCCGGCGTTCTGGCCACTCTGGGAGGCCGTGCGC
Protein-coding sequences here:
- the dop gene encoding depupylase/deamidase Dop, whose amino-acid sequence is MSARRIMGIETEYGISVPSNPAANSMLASSQVVNGYAAQRAHARRARWDFEEENPLRDARGFELSRGGADPSQLTDEEIGLANLILTNGARLYVDHAHPEYSSPEVTSPRDAVVWDKAGEAIMGVAATWAGRLPGAQPIQLYKNNTDNKGASYGCHENYLMNRSTPFADIVRHLIPFFVSRQVVCGAGRVGIGQDGSGHGFQISQRADYFEVEVGLETTLKRPIINTRDEPHADPERYRRLHVILGDANLSEISTYLKLGTTALVLAMIEDGFLGGDLAVSRPVGALHEISHDPTLRHLVELSDGRKITAVQLQTEYAELARKYVEDRYGADVDPVTADVLTRWETTLQALATDPMSLSDQLDWVAKLALLQSYRDRDGMDWTHPKLHLIDLQYADIRPERGLYRRLVAKGRMQRLITDQEIDDAVHLPPEDTRAYFRGRCLDKYADSIAAASWDSVIFDLPGREALQRVPTLDPSRGTKAHVGDLLDQCDTAGDLVSALTQR
- a CDS encoding ubiquitin-like protein Pup, which gives rise to MARETTGGHKQTRKNEDVEDTEATESSEELKERQDKIDDDVDSILDEIDEVLEENAEDFVRSFVQKGGE
- the prcB gene encoding proteasome subunit beta; translated protein: MVDVSRLGSLPAEFLTPGTSSFTEFLRQYSPELLPGNRVPAGADLGGLAPHATTLVATTFVGGVVMAGDRRATMGNMIAQRDIQKVFQADEYSAVGMAGSAGLGLELIRLFQLELEHYEKIEGTVLSLEGKANRLSHMIRGNLGMAMQGLAVVPLFAGYDLGTGGGRIFSYDVTGGRYEEHQFFSVGSGSVFARGALKKLYRADLTADDAIAVTVQALYDAADDDSATGGPDLQRKIFPIVAVVDETGYRQRDEQAVAQIVEEVVAGRDIRPDGPVAPLR
- the prcA gene encoding proteasome subunit alpha; translation: MSMQFGYVSPEQIMKDRADYARKGIARGRSVIVVQYAGGILFAAESPSPSLHKISEIYDRIAFAAVGKYNEFENLRQAGVRMADLRGFSYDRVDVSGRALANVYAQTLGTIFTQDPKPYEVELVVAEVGLTIDTDQIYRITYDGSVAADSGYSVMGGAAEQVGRYVGEHFTEGASLEGSLRLAVDALGRDTDEPRQLAPSSLEVAVLDRERPRRTFRRLTGPVLDSLLDRGGSETSPEAGSEGSGD
- the pafA gene encoding Pup--protein ligase, whose translation is MDRRIFGLENEYGVTCTFRGQRRLSPDEVARYLFRRVVTWGRSSNVFLSNGARLYLDVGSHPEYATPECDSITDLVTHDKAGERVLEGLLVDAEKRLAEEGIAGDVYLFKNNTDSAGNSYGCHENYLVGRHGEFSRLADILIPFLVTRQIICGAGKVLQTPRGAVFAVSQRAEHIWEGVSSATTRSRPIINTRDEPHADAERYRRLHVIVGDSNMNECTTLLKVGATDLVLRMIEAGVGLRDMTLENPIRAIREISHDLTGRRKVRLAGGREASALEIQEEYFTKARDFVERRELATPAVQRVLELWERTIKAIDSADLALVEGEIDWVTKYRLIERYRAKHNMTLTHPRVAQLDLAYHDIHRGRGLYYLLEKRGQVQRVARDVEIFEAKSVPPQTTRAKLRGEFIKRAQERRRDFTVDWVHLKLNDQAQRTVLCKDPFRSVDERVARLIEGM
- a CDS encoding FKBP-type peptidyl-prolyl cis-trans isomerase, producing MRRRHALAALIVSSALALSACGSDDGGDGDSTATTDLGVEVTGAQGEKPTLTIPDEDPPEDLQIEVLDEGDGDEVGENDVVVANYLGQTWAPRPPASEMPPAEEPPAEDPAATEPPAEGDVGGAATPEDGASADPSDDAASGDAEPYVFDNSYDRGSAASFSLNQVIPGWKDGLAGQTVGSRVLLSIPPDQGYGGQEGHDLQNDTLVFVVEIVDSIDPAAQASGEPVADLPAGLPAVADGADGAAPTIDFAGATPPEASDSTLVVAGDGEPVGANLVVNMVQASYPDGADVITTWDEGQAPLTLAAEQLAGIPGLAEALTGANIGSRVVSRISATDNAAQDGTAGTPLVLVIDVIGSY
- a CDS encoding FKBP-type peptidyl-prolyl cis-trans isomerase translates to MGLDRPEIDFVGGDAPADLQISDLTVGDGAEAAPGATVLVHYVGVEFETGEEFDASWNRGAPIEFPLRGLIKGWQDGIPGMRVGGRRQLVVPPDQAYGPAGGGHRLSGKTLVFVIDLLDVK
- a CDS encoding DUF3866 family protein, whose product is MIRWRNGVVKTVDASWPGATQLRVEVGGEQVRALAYDHLVGRPRPGEIVVLNTTAQAMGLGTGGYALVVAVPNQLPPDPEPGPGHLVKARYTPLQATVLGVDEQDSEWHEVLREADDLEGLPVVTADLHSALPAILAGLTTSARFPADIRVAYVMTDGGALPLWFSKTAAALREAGWLAGTITAGQAFGGDLEAVTLHTALLAAKHVLEADIAVVTQGPGNLGTGTRWGFSGVACGEAVNATVVLGGRPVGSLRVSSADPRARHHGVSHHSLTAYGKVALAPADIVVPDLPGEFGEKVRTQAARLGNRHNLVSVPVDGLEEALAAAPVGLSTMGRGLDEDTAYFLAAAAAGKHAGALLEHDG